From one Aquicella lusitana genomic stretch:
- a CDS encoding exodeoxyribonuclease VII small subunit, whose amino-acid sequence MTNKTPNNLPSLEESLTEISQLIDKMEHGELTLEQSLHHFERGITLIKHCQKVLEKAEQKVQILIQNNNQDELAAYGEKNNDEDAGANDHHQ is encoded by the coding sequence TTGACAAACAAAACACCTAATAACTTGCCAAGCCTTGAAGAATCGCTCACGGAAATTTCCCAGCTCATCGATAAGATGGAGCATGGCGAGCTGACTCTGGAACAATCCCTTCATCATTTTGAACGCGGTATCACGTTGATTAAACATTGTCAGAAAGTGCTTGAAAAAGCCGAGCAGAAAGTTCAAATCCTCATCCAGAATAATAATCAGGATGAGCTCGCTGCATACGGTGAAAAAAATAATGATGAGGATGCCGGAGCGAATGACCATCACCAATGA